A window of the Brassica napus cultivar Da-Ae chromosome C5, Da-Ae, whole genome shotgun sequence genome harbors these coding sequences:
- the LOC106401068 gene encoding NAC domain-containing protein 1-like yields the protein MEDVVGFGFRPTDEELVGYYLHNKILGNDWLVQELINEVNISNFDPWNLRFQSKVKSRDLVWYFFSRRGSNGDRQNRKTSSGFWKITGDPVEVKDQWGTWCGVKGKIGYKRVLVFRRGKSSSSQSTKSDWVMHEYHYTLLPQDQRTHVICRLEYKGQDMSILSANPTEPLPTFFPNVTNSAASDSVVNQSVQGNSASFNTFSDYDSANQGQWFSEDFNLHQPVVSYDDGDTQRIWDYVVEKNFSQYRPKKPVTVVSVDDSSDADNTDTESTTGISKLHTHIYIIGILYN from the exons ATGGAGGATGTTGTGGGATTTGGATTCCGTCCTACCGATGAGGAGCTGGTCGGTTACTACCTCCATAACAAAATCCTTGGTAATGACTGGCTCGTACAAGAACTCATCAACGAGGTCAACATCTCTAACTTCGATCCTTGGAATTTGCGCT TCCAATCGAAGGTGAAATCGAGAGACCTTGTGTGGTACTTCTTTTCTCGCAGGGGTTCGAATGGGGACAGACAGAACAGGAAAACGAGTTCTGGGTTCTGGAAGATTACTGGGGATCCTGTAGAAGTTAAGGATCAGTGGGGAACTTGGTGTGGAGTGAAAGGTAAGATTGGTTACAAAAGGGTTTTGGTGTTCCGCAGGGGAAAAAGCTCGAGCTCCCAGAGCACCAAATCTGATTGGGTTATGCACGAGTATCATTACACTCTCTTACCACAAGATCAG AGGACCCACGTCATATGCAGACTGGAATATAAGGGCCAGGACATGAGCATTCTGTCTGCTAATCCAACAGAACCCCTTCCAACTTTTTTCCCCAATGTGACTAATAGTGCTGCATCAGATTCTGTGGTCAATCAATCAGTTCAAGGAAACTCAGCCTCTTTCAACACTTTCTCTGACTATGATTCAGCAAATCAGGGACAGTGGTTTAGTGAGGACTTTAACCTGCATCAACCAGTGGTctcatatgatgatggtgatacACAGAGGATTTGGGATTATGTAGTTGAAAAGAATTTCAGCCAATACCGGCCCAAGAAACCTGTCACAGTGGTTTCCGTCGATGATAGCAGTGATGCTGATAACACTGACACTGAATCTACTACAGGTATAAGCAAgttacacacacatatatatatcatcggAATCTTATATAACTAA